Genomic segment of Betaproteobacteria bacterium:
GCGCTTGCGCCTGCGCCACTGCCGGCGCCGGTCGCACCGGCTCCCGTGCCCGCCGTTCCCGCGAATCCGGCAATCGAAAAGCCGACCCCACCGGTGCCCGCCGCGAAGCCCGCCGCGCCTGATTCAAGACCCGCCGTGCCGGACAAGGCCCCGCTCCCCGAGCCAAGGACTGGCGCATCCGACAAGAAGCCCACGCCCCCCGCTCCTTCTGCTTCTCCCGATCAAAGCGTGTCACAGGCGAACGGGGCACCGTCGTGGCTGTGGGGTGTGCTTGCCCTGCTTGTTGCCGGCATCGCGGCACTTGCCTGGCATCTGTCGTCCCGTCGCCGGAAGGTGGCACCGCCCCCCAAGGCGGCATCCGCCGCATCCGACCTGGATGAGGCGGAAGCCCTGATGCGAGGGAGCAGCGCGAGCAGCGCCGGCCAGACCGCGCTGCCGGACGAGGCGGAACATCGCGTCGTGGCGGATTCCGACGCGAGCCTCGCCACGCGCATCCCGGGTGCCGACCCGACGGCGCTTCGCCGGCGCTACATCGAGGAACGCTTTCCGGAAATCGCGGGCGGCACGATCAACCTCGACCAGCCGGAATCGATCGTGAAGGCCGCGCGGCTCTTCTACGAGGACGGGGCCATTGCGCGTGCGATCGAGCTGCTGCAATTCGCGGCGGAAGAGAACCCGGCCTCCCTCAAGCCGTGGCTCGCCCTGTTCGAGATCTTCCGGCTGGAAAACCTCTCCGGGGCTTTCACCGAACTCGCGGCGCGCTTCCAGGAGCACCATGGCTCGAGCCAGGACTGGCGAAAGGTGCAGTTCATCGGGCGCGAGATCGATCCCGGCAACGCCCTTTATCGCGAAGCCCCGGTCAACAACCTCGAGACCATCGGTTACTCCGCCTCGAAGGCGATCATGCCGGTCACCTTCGATCCGCTCGCCGAGAACTGGCTGAACGCGCCGATGGATTTCACCACCGACGCGCACGCGGCCAGCCTGCACGCCGGCCTCCTCGCGGACGCCGGTCTCAATGACTCGGACCTTGCCGCCGACCCGATGCCGGCACTCAAGAACGTCGAGATGTTCAACGTCGCCTGAGGATCGCCCGTGACGCAAGACGCCAGCGCTGCCTATCCCCTGGACCTCGACCGGGTGCTCGCCGCGAAGTCGATTCGCGACGCGGGTTCGCGTGCGCTCTTCCTCGCGGCTGTGCGCGAGCTCGGCAAGGACACCCCGCCTTTCACTGCCGATCGACTCGATCGGCTGACGCGGGTCGAGGAGCAGTTCGAGGCGCTGCTGCTCTACGACCAGTTCGAGTTCCTTCGCGGGCCCGCGTCGGTCGCCGAGGCCGAGCGCGACTTCGCGCATACCGTGCAGCGCATCTGCCTGGAAATTGCCAACGGGTTCCAGCGCTTCCTGCGCCACCGCGACGATTGGGCCACGACGCCGGAATCCGCCGAGATGAAGTTCCGGGTGACCGGTCTTGCGATGAACGCGATCCACTGTTTCGTGAAGTGGGGCTGCTTCCTGGGCGAGCCCGGCCGGAGCGTGCCGTGGAAGCAGTTGCACGCCCTCTACGCCCTCGCGGAGTCCGGGGGGTACTCGCAGGTTCCCTTCGTCCTCCATCCTTCGCAGCCGAGCTTCAGGCCTTCCGTGCAATCGCTTTTCCTGCGCACGCTCATTCTCGACCTGGTCAATGCCGGCAACCTGTCGCGCGTGCAGCTCGAAATCGCCGACGGCTGGTTCTCGTCGTGGTGCGGGGACTACTCGCTCGACACGGACTACTCGTCACGCTCGCACCTTTTCTACGTGGATCTCGCGACGGATCGGGGCCTGCACCTCATGAGGAACGACAGCCACGGCGACACCGTGCGGTACGTTCGCACCGACGGCCTGAACGCCCAGCTTGAGGAAGTGCAGGCTGGGCTGCGGCACGGCAAGCTCTACGCAGGGCATGGCGCCGGCGCCGTGTTCCCCGTCGAGGAGCATGTGGCGCTGCTCGCGGTCATGGAAAAGCTCTACCAGTCGATGATCGCCAGCGCGGAGAACCGCATCGAGGAGCGAACGCGGTTCGAGGATCGCGAGATCGAGGTCGTGGCAGGCATGGAGCGCGTGCTGGCGAAGATCCGCCGGGGGCCCGAGCCGGCACAGGCCGGGACGGCTTCCCAGGGGGTCACCGTGACCTCCGAAATGGTGGAGATCACCCCATCGGGGCTGTCACTGACTTCCATTGAGACGGCGCCCGCAGCCGCAGTCGCCGTGGACCCGGACATCCAGACCTGGCGCGTGAAGGACCTGAGCTCCAAGGGATACGGACTGCTCGTGGACAAGGCCTCCGCCGATACGGTCATGCTCAATGGCGTCATCGGCCTTCGCAACCAGTTGTCGGGCGGATGGATCCTGGGAAGCGTGGTGAGAAAGCTCGCCAACCGCGTGCGCGGCGAGATCCTTGCCGGTGTCGAGGTCCTTTCCTTCCGGCCGCTGCTCATCGAGCTCTCACCCGCGGAAGGGGGCGCCGCGATCGAGGCCCTCTACCTGCCGGGAACCGAGGCGAGCGGCCGGCTCGATTCGATCATGATCCGCGCCACGGACTTCTCAGCCACGACGCCGTACCGCCTGGAGGCAGGAGGCGCCACCTACCGCATCCGGCTCAACCGCATCGCGAAGAAGGGCGCCGACTGGATCAGGGCCCGCTTCGAGATCGAGGCGAAGACCTGATCCCGGCCCGCGCACGTCGCATGGCCTTCGCGTCGGCTCGCACGTCCCGGTAGATTTCCACCCGATCCGCATCGCGCAGCACGAAGCCCGGACTGCGGCGCCTTCCCCAGACGCCCACGCAATCCAGCGTCAAACCCGGAAAGCGCTCGGCCACCCGGGCGGCGACCAGCGCCTGGGCGAGGTTCGCTCCCTCATCGAGCTCGATCGCGACGACGTCCTGCGCCTCCGCAAGCGCCACCACGACGAGAACGCGCATCAGGAGCCTGCCGCGGGCTGCGCCGCCGCTTCCGAGCGGCGCAGGGCCGCAGCCCGCTCGACGAATCGGTCCACGATCGTCTCCATGATCTGGCCGAACACCGGTCCCATCACGGTGTCCAGTGCCCGGCTGGAAAACGCGTAGTCGATGGAGAACTCGATCGCGCAACCCTCCGGGCCCAGCGGGCGGATGTGCCAGTGCCCGGCCAGGCGCTCGAAGGGCCCGTCGGCGAGCTCGAGGTGGATCCACTCGGGTGGCTCGTTGCGATTGCGCGTGGCCACGTGGGTCTTTAGTCCGTGGAAGTCGATGTCGATACGCGCGCACGTTTCGGTCGGAGTGCGGCCGAACACCTCGATGCCGCTGCACCAGGGGAGGAACTGCGGGTAGTGCTCGACCCCGTCCACGAGGGCGAACATGGCCTCGGCGGAGCGATCGACGATGACCTTGCGGATGATGGTAGGCATGCCAGCGGCATTTTACGGCGCACCCCCGGTAGAATGCGAACCTCGCGCGGAATTGTCCCGTCCGCCCCCGCGTCCTCCCCCATGAGCATCGTCGACAACCGCAAGGCCTTCCACGACTACTTCATCGAAGAGCGCTTCGAGGCCGGGCTCGTGCTCGAGGGCTGGGAGGTGAAGTCGATCCGCGCGGGACGCGTGCAGCTGAAGGAGGCCTATGTGATCGTGCGCGGCGCGGAGGCGTTCATCATCGGCATGCACGTGAGCGCGCTTCCCACGGCATCGACGCATATCCACCCCGACCCCACCCGCACCCGCAAGCTCCTGCTGCACGGGAACGAGCTGGCCCGGCTCATCGGCAAGGTCGAGCGCAGCGGCTACACGCTCGTCCCGATCAATCTCCACTACGCCAAGGGCCGCATCAAGGCCGACATCGGGCTGGCCAAGGGCAAGAAGCAGCATGACAAGCGCGAGGCGCAGAAGGACCGCGACTGGCTGCGCGAGAAGCAGCGGTTGATGCGCAACAAGGCCTGACGCCGTCCGGCTGTTCCCGCCGCCCGGCGCCCGCGGGCGCCGACTCCCGCCAAACAGGTATCAACCGTTTCCTCCCGGAATCAGGCACCGCCGCCGCGCAGCGGGCCTACGATGGCCCCACAACAACGGACTGCGATCGGGGCTCCGGCATCCACGAGAAGTCGTTCCCCGTCCGCGCCGCCACAAGCGAAGGAGGAGAACGCATGACTGTTCGGAAGATCCTGGTGCTGGGTGCCTCGTACGGTTCGCTGCTCGGCGTGAAGCTGGCCCTTGCCGGGCACACCGTGAAACTTGTCTGCCTTCCCGCCGAGGCAACGCTCATCAACGACAGGGGCGCGATCCTGCGCCTGCCCGCGAAAGGGCGCGACGGCCTTGTCGAGGTGAATTCGCGCAGCCTGGCGGGCAACCTCACCGCCGACGGACCCGGCGCGGTCGCTCCCGCCGACTACGACCTGGTTGCCTTGGCGATGCAGGAACCGCAGTACCGCTCGCCCGGCGTGCGCGAGTTGCTGCGCACGGTAGCCACATCCCGCGTTCCCTGCATGTCGATCATGAACATGCCGCCGGTTCCCTACCTGCGCCGCGTCCCGGGGATCGACGTGGCGCGTTGCGTGGACTGCTATACGGATCCCTCCGTGTGGGATGCGTTCGAGCCGCAATTCATGACGCTCTGCAGCCCCGACGCGCAGGCGTTCCGTCCGCCCGAGGATGAGGCCAACGTGCTCCAGGTGCGCCTGCCGAGCAACTTCAAGGCCGCGCGGTTCGAATCGGATGCGCACACCGCCCTCCTGCGCGGACTCGCGGCGGACATTGAGGCGGCGCGGTTCGACCTCGATGGCCAGAGAATCGAGTTGCCCGTGAAGCTCAAGGTGCACGAGTCGGTGTTCGTGCCGCTGGCGAAGTGGGCCATGCTCCTGGCCGGCAACTATCGCTGCGTGCAGGCGGATTCCGTGCGCCCGATCAAGGAGGCGGTTCATGGCGACCTGGCCGCTTCGCGGGCCGTCTACCAGTGGGTCGTGAGCCTGTGCGTCTCGCTGGGCGCCGACGCGGCGGACCTGGTGCCGTTCGAGAAGTACGCGGCCGCCGCGCTCTCGCTCGAAAGCCCGTCGTCTGCGGCCCGCGCCCTGGCAGGCGGGGCGCAGTACATCGAACGCGTCGACCGGCTCGTGCAGGCCGTGGCCGCGCAGAAGGGGATGCGCAATGCCAGCGTGGACGAGACGGTGGCGCTGGTCGATGCGTGGCTGGTGCGCAATCGCAGGAAGGGTTGAACTGACGCTCGCGGCCCCGGAAGCGAAGCCATCCCGGGGAGAGCCTAGCGCGACGGGGGTTTGCGCTCCCGCTGGAGTGTTTCGGGCAACGGCGAATTCGCCTTGAGTTCCTGCAGCCCCTTGGCCGCGACCAGCGCCCAGACCGCAAACATCTGGGCAAACTGCTCGCGGTTGGTGACGGAGTCGGTGGCCTGGGCCCGCGGAGTCTTCAGCGTCTCGCGGTGGTCGGCGACCCGCCCGAGCAGGGTTCCCGTCAGGGAATCCCGTATGTCCATGCGCAGCGTGGCCTCCCCGGCTTCCACCGTGTAGAGGCGCGTTCCGGCGGCGTTCAGCACATCGGGCGCGTTCACGTAGAGGTCCACGACGCGCGGCGAAACCTCGAGCACGTCGCCGCCGGGGCTCGTCACGACCGCGTAGCCGGAGGACCTGAAGGCCTGGGCCCAGATCTCGTCGAATCCGGATCGCGCCGCCTCGACGATCTTGCGTGCGTCCGACTTGGTCACCTGGCTCGGGCGCGCCCCGCGATTGCTGTTCATGTCGCGCAGCCAGTCCTTCTGGAAGGCTACATCGGCGTTCTTGAGCAGCACCTTCGTGTACGGCCGGAAGTCCGCACCCGGCAGCAGCCAGGCCCGGTCCACGTTGCGTGCCTTGATGGCGACGAGTCCTTCAGCGTCGGACGCCGCCGGTGACTGCGCAAGGCAGGTCTTACCCGCAAGGCAGGCGAGCACCACGATGGCGGCTCGAATGAGGATTTTCATGATGTGCCTCCTTGCCTCGGCGCCCGGCCCGGCTTGGCAATGATGGGGTGGCTGATGGGATTCGAACCCACGACAACTGGAATCACAATCCAGGACTCTACCGCTGAGCTACAGCCACCACTGCCGGCCTCGATTCGCGAGGCCGGAAAAAACTGGCACGCCCGACAGGACTCGAACCTGTTACCCCCGGCTTAGAAGGCCGGTGCTCTATCCAAATGAGCTACGGGCGCAAACCGAACCATCCAAGGGCGGGAAAACTGGTCGGGGTGGAGGGATTCGAACCCCCGACAACTTGCTCCCAAAGCAAGTGCGCTACCAGGCTGCGCTACACCCCGTCGGATACATCCAAGGCGAGCGCGGATTATACGCTGCCCTCGCCTCGGACCCTACACCACGGGCTCTTCCAGCCCGGACCGTTTACTGCGCCGGTGCGCCGCCGTCGCCCGCGGGGGCGGTCGCCGGCTCCTCACGCCTGGCCGGCGGGTCGAGCAGCACCTTCCGGGACAGCCGAACGCGGCCTTTGTCATCGGCCTCGAGCACCTTCACTTTCACGATCTGGCCTTCCTTGAGGTAGTCCGACACCGCGTTCACGCGCTCGTGCGCGATCTGCGAGATGTGCAGCAGGCCGTCCTTGCCCGGCAGCAGCTGCACGATCGCGCCGAAGTCGAGCAGGCGCACGACGGGGCCTTCGTACACCCGGCCCACTTCCACGTCCGCGGTGATCGCCTCGATCCTTCTCTTCGCGTCCTCGCCGGCCTCGACCGACAGGCAGGCGATGGAGATGGTGCCGTCGTCCTCGATGTCGATCGTGGTGCCGGTCTCGCGCGTGAGCGCCTGGATCACGCTGCCGCCCTTGCCGATCACGTCGCGGATCTTGTCCGGGTTGATCTTGATCTTGATGACGCGCGGCGCGTAGGTGGAGAGCTCCTCGCGCGGACCCGGCACCGCGGTCTTCATGAGGCCGAGGATGTGCATGCGGCCCTCGCGCGCCTGGTCGAGCGCGACCTTCATGATGTCCTTGGTGATGCCGTTGATCTTGATGTCCATCTGCAGGGCGGTGATGCCCTTGTCCGTGCCGGCCACCTTGAAGTCCATGTCGCCGAGGTGATCCTCGTCGCCCAGGATGTCGGTCAGCACCGCGAAGCGGCCGCCTTCCTTGATGAGGCCCATGGCGATGCCCGCCACGTGGCCGTGGAGCGGCACGCCCGCGTCCATGAGCGCAAGGCAGCCGCCGCAGACCGAGGCCATCGACGAGGAGCCGTTCGACTCCGTGATCTCGGAGACGACGCGAAGCGTGTAGCCGAATTCCTCGCGGGTCGGCAGGACGCCCAGGAGGGCACGCTTGGCCAGGCGCCCGTGGCCGATCTCGCGGCGCTTCGGGACACCGACGCGGCCCGTCTCCCCGGTGGAGTACGGCGGGAAGTTGTAGTGCAGCATGAAGCGCTCGGTGTACTCGCCCGTCAGCGCGTCGATCCTCTGCTCGTCCTGCCCCGTGCCAAGCGTGGCCGTCACGATGGCCTGCGTCTCGCCGCGGGTGAAGAGAACGGAGCCGTGCACGCGCGGCAGCAGCGTGGGGCGGATGGAGATGGGGCGCACCGTGCGCGTGTCACGGCCGTCGATGCGCGGCTCGCCGTTGAGGATCTGGCCGCGCACGATCTTCGACTCCATGTCCTTCAGGATGCCGCGCACGACATTGCCGTCGGCGGGCGGGTCGGCGTTCACGACACACGCTTCCAGCACGCGCTTCTTCACGTCCTCGAGCTTCTCCTGGCGGATCGACTTCGATTTCACGCGATAGGCGTCGCCAAGGTCGTTCTCGGCGATGGTGCGGATCTTCTCCACGAGCGCCGGGTCGTTCTGGGCAGGTGCCCAGTCCCAGTCGTCCTTGCCGCCCTCTTCCGCGAGTTCGTTGATCGCCTTGATCGCGGCCTGCATCTGCTCGTGGCCAAACACCACGGCGCCCAGCATCACTTCCTCGGACAGTTCGCTCGCCTCGGACTCGACCATGAGCACGGCCTGCGCCGTCCCGGCCACGACGAGGTTCAGCTTCGAGCTTTCCAGCTCCGTCTTCGTCGGGTTGAGGATGTATTCGCCATCGAGGTAGCCCACGCGGGCCGCGCCGATGGGGCCATCGAACGGGATGCCGGCCAGCGTCACGGCGGCGGAGGCGCCGATCATCGCGGGGATGTCGGAATCGACTTCCGGGTTGATCGACAGGACCGTTGCGACGACCTGCACCTCGTTGTAGAACCCGTGGGGGAAGAGCGGGCGCAGGGGCCGGTCGATGAGACGGCAGGTGAGGACCTCCTTCTCGGAGGGTCGGCCTTCACGCTTGAAGAAGCCCCCGGGGATGCGTCCCGCGGCATAGGTCTTCTCCTGGTAATCGACGGTCAGGGGGAAGAAATCCTGCCCCGCTTTCACGTCCTTGCGCGCAGTGACGGCCACCAGCACAACGGTATCGTCCATGGTAACGAGCACGGCGCCGTCGGCCTGGCGCGCGATTTCGCCGGTCTCCAGGGTCACCTGGTGCCGACCGAGCGCAAAAGTCTTCTTGATGGGTTTCACGGGTATCAATCCTCTTGGAATGGGGAAAACTTCGCCCGGCGGCGGATCCTGACCGGGCTCCCGGCGAAAAAACCCCGCGCACGCCCGGAAAGGGATCGTCGCGGGGTCGTTGTTCCCGGGGGCTGCCTACTTGCGGATGCCGAGGCGTTCGATCGTCGAGCGGTACTTGTCGACGTCGCAGCGCTTGAGGTAGTCGAGCAGGCTGCGGCGCTGGCTCACCATGTGCAGGAGTCCCCTGCGCGAATGGTGATCCTTCACGTTCGCCTTGAAGTGGTCGGTGAGGCTGTTGATGTTCGCGGTAAGAAGGGCGATCTGCACTTCGGGAGACCCGGTGTCACCCGCCCCACGCTGGAATTCGGAAACAACGCGCGCCTTGTTGGCGGTGGTTACGGCCATTGCTGAACTCTCCTGGGCGATTCGCCCGTAATGATGGTCATGATCTCGGGGAAAGGGTCATTTTAGCAAGTTTCAGGGCTCAAATTCAAGCAGAATCAGAGGCCTACCCCATCGGGCCGGTCGTCATGAGGCGTACGGCAGCCAGGCCGCCGTTCGCCACCAGTGCCACGCCGATGAATCGGCCCGCCGGGTCGAAGACCGCCCGCTCCCCCGCCGGCCAGCCGGGGTCGGCGACGAGTTCCTGTCCGTTTCGGATGGCCCAGGCCTCCTGCTCGCCCAGGTCCGACCGGGGAAGCGACTGGACGAGCACCTCGACCGGCAGCAGCCTCGCCCGTGCCGCCTCGATCCCCATGTCCGCCAGCGCGTCAGGGGACGCGGCTTCCTCGATGCCGAAGGCTCCGGTCACCGTCCTGCGCAATCCGGTGAGGTACGCCCCGCATCCCAACCGCTCTCCCAGCGCTTCCGCCAAGGTTCTGATATAGGTTCCTTTAGAGCATTTAACCGAAATTACGAGCTTTTCGCCGGAGAACTCCACAATCTCCATCCGGTCGATCCGAATGACCCGGGGTTCGCGAGCCACCTCGACCCCTTGCCGCGCCAGGTCATAGAGGCGCTGCCCCTGGATCCTGACGGCAGAGTGCATGGGGGGTATCTGCGTCGAAACACCCATTAGCTCCCGCGAACAGGCCTCGATCTCCGAAATTGAAATACAAATCGGAGTCCCGGGCACGATCTCGCCTTCCGTATCGCCCGTCGTGGAGGTGGCCCCCAGGCGAAGCGTGGCGATATAGCTCTTGTCCGAATCGATCAGGAATCGCGAGAACTTGGTGGCCTCGCCGAAGACCAGGGGAAGCAGCCCCGTGGCAAAGGGGTCGAGGGTTCCCGTGTGGCCTGCCTTGCGGGCATCCAGGGCCCGCTTGGCCATGGCCAGGGTCCGCGTCGAAGTGATGCCCGCGGGCTTGTCGACGAGGAGAACCCCGTCCGGTCCGCCGGCCATTCGGAATCCTCAGTCGGTGCTGTGCGGCGGGGCCGGCGGCAGCGGGGCGACCGCCTCGTCGATGAGGCGCGAAAGCCTCACGCCGTTCTCGATCGACCGGTCGTAGGCGAAGTGCAGGTCGGGAACGGTCCGCGTCGAGAGGCGGTGCGCGAGACCCGCCCTCAGGAACCCGGCTGCGCGGGTGAGCCCGTCGCCGCAGGCTTGCGCCTCCTCGGGCGAGCCGAGTGTCGTGAAGAAGACCTTCGCGTGCGCCTGGTCGCCGGCAAGCTCGACGCCGGTGATCGTGACGAGCTTCACGCGCGGGTCGCGAAGCTCCAGGCGGATCAGTTCCGAAAGCTCGCGCTGGATCTGGTCCGCGATACGGGCGAGACGCGCAGTGCTCATGGCGGTGCCGTGCCCCGGCAAGGGCTCAGGCGAGCGTCCTCGCCACTTCGACGACCTCGAACGCCTCGATCATGTCGCCGACCTCGACGTCGTTGAAACCCCGGAGCGACAGGCCGCACTCGAAACCGGTCTTCACTTCCTTCACGTCGTCCTTGAATCGCTTGAGCGAGTCGAGCTCGCCCGTGTGAACGACGACGCCGGCGCGCACGAGACGGACCTGCGAGCCGCGCTTCACCAACCCCTCGGTCACCATGCACCCGGCCACGGTGCCCACCTTCGAGATCCTGAACACGTTTCGCACCTCGACCATGCCGAGGATGGATTCCTTGCGTTCCGGGGGCAGCATGCCCGTGACGGCGACCTTCAGGTCGTCGACCGCGTCGTAGATGATGCTGTAGTAGCGGATGTCCACGCCGGAATGCTCGGCGAGCTTTCTCGCGGTGGCATCGGCCCGGGCGTTGAAGCCGATCACCACCGCCTTGGAAGCCAGCGCGAGGTTCACGTCGGACTCCGTGATGCCGCCTACTCCGGTATGGATGATGTTGACTTTCACCTCGTCGGTCGAAAGCTTAGCGAGCGCATGCGCGAGACCCTCGTAGGAGCCCTGCACGTCCGCCTTGATGATGAGGGCCAGCGACTTGGCGGGGCCCGTCTCGGCCATCTGCTCCATGGCGCTCTCGATCTTGGTCGCGTGCTGCTTGGCGAGCTTCACGTCGCGGAACTTGCCCTGGCGGAAGAGCGCGATCTCGCGCGCCTTGCGCTCGTCGTTGAGCACCAGCATCTCGTCGCCTGCCCGCGGCACTTCCTGCAGGCCCTGGATCTCGACCGGAATGGCCGGGCCGGCCTCGTTGACCGGCTTGCCGTCCTCGTCGGTCATGGCCCGAACGCGTCCAAACACGGCGCCGGCGAGGACGTTGTCGCCCTTCCGGAGCGTGCCGGACTTCACGAGTACGGTCGCCACCGGTCCACGGCCCTTGTCGAGCCGCGCCTCGATGACCATGCCCTTGGCCGGCGCGTTCACTACCGCGCGCAACTCGAGCACCTCGGCCTGGAGCTGGATCGCCTCGATGAGCCGGTCGACGCCCTGCCCCGTCTTGGCCGAAACCTCGATGAACTGCGCATCGCCGCCGAATTCCTCGGAAACCACGCCGTGCGCGAGCAGGTCCTGCTTCACGCGCTGCGGGTTGGCCTCGGGCTTGTCGATCTTGTTCACCGCCACGATCATCGGCACGTTCGCGGCCTTGGCGTGGTTGATGGCCTCGATGGTCTGCGGCATGACTCCGTCGTCGGCGGCCACGACCAGGATCACGAGGTCGGTGATCTGGCTTCCGCGTGCGCGCATCGCCGTGAAGGCCTCGTGGCCCGGTGTGTCGAGGAAGGTGATGACGCCGCGCGCCGTCTTCACGTGGTAGGCGCCGATGTGCTGCGTGATCCCGCCCGCCTCGCCCGCCGCGACCCGCGCCTTGCGGATCGTGTCGAGGAGGGAGGTCTTGCCGTGGTCCACGTGGCCCATCACGGTGACGACAGGTGGCCGGGTCTCGCTCAAGTGCGCGGACTCTCCGGCATCGGCCTCGGTGAGGAAGGCCTCGGGGTCGTCGAGTTTCGCGAGCTTGGCCGTGTGGCCCATCTCCTGCACCACGATCATGGCCGTTTCCTGGTCGATGACCTGGTTGATGGTGACCATCGAGCCCATCTTCATCATGGTCTTGATGACCTCGGCCGCCTTCACCGCCATCTTGCGCGCAAGGTCCCCGACGCTGATCGTCTCGGGAACGAGCACTTCGATCACTTTCGGCTCCACCGGAACGCTGTGGGCGGACAAGGGGTCCTCGTCACGATGGCGCGAGCCGCGCGCACCCGCGCGCCAGCCACCGCCGCGTCCGCCACCTGCGTCGCCGCGGGTCTTCATCCCGCGGCGCTTGGCCATTTCGTCGGCCCACGACGTGGTCGGCCGGGCCGGCTTCTTCACGGCCTTTTTCTCGTCGGCCCTGATGGCCGGGCGATGGAGCGTGCCTTCGCTCGCCGGCGCCTTGGCATCCGGGACCGCCCCGGCTTCGGCGGGGGCCTCGGCCTTCACTTCCACGAGTACGGGGGCCTGCGCCTCGGTGGCGAGCTCCTCGCCCTTCTTGCGCATGACGCGTTTCTTCTTGACGCCCTCGCCCTCGACGGGAGTCGCGGGGGCGGCCTCAGTGGGAGCGGCCGCGGCGGCAGCCGCGGCGGCAGCCTCGGCCTCTTCCTTCTTGGTCTTCGCCTTCTTGGTCTTCGACTGGGCATCCGCGGCCTGGCGCGAGGCCAGCTCGGCCTGGCGGCGGGCCTCCTCCTCGCGCTTGCGGACCTCGTCCTGGTCGATGATCGGCGCCGCGGGCGCCGCGGGCTTCTCCACCTCGACCGGCGTCTCCGGCTTGTCGACCTTCACGAAGGTGCGCTTCTTGCGAACCTCCACCTGGATGGTGCGCGCCTTTCCGGTCGAATCGGCCCGCTTGATCTCGGTCGTCTGCTTGCGCGTGAGCGTGATCTTCTTTTTCTCTTCCTTGTGGCCGTGAACTTCACGCAGGTAGTCGAGCAGGCGCGTCTTGTCCTGCTCGGTCACGGGGTCTTCCCCGGCCTGCTTGCTCACGCCGGCGGCCTGCAGCTGCTCGATGAGCCGCGGCACCGTGAGCTTGAGCTCCTCGGCGAACTGGGCGACGTTGGATTTGGCCATTGACGTTCCTTCCCGGGCGGCGATCAGGCCTGCGCCGGCTCCTTGAACCACGGCGCGCGCGCCGTCATGATCAGCTGGCTGGCCCGCTCATCCTCCATGCCGGTGAGCTCGGTGAGCTCCTCGGTCGCAAGGTCTGCGAGCGCATCCATCGTGGTGATGCCCTTCGAGGCAAGCAGCCGGGCGGTCTGGCCGTCCATGCCTTCCATGCTTTCGAGGCTGCCGGCGGCGCTTTCCACCGTCTCCTCGTGCTGCAGCTCCTCGGTGAGGAGCGCGTTTCTCGCGCGACGGCGCAATTCGTTCACCGTCTCCTCGTCGAACGCCTCGATCTCGAGCATCTCGTTGATCGGCACGTAGGCAACCTCGTCCATGGACGTGAAGCCCTCCGCCACGAGGATGTCGGCGACTTCCTCGTCCACGTCGAGCTTTTCCATGAACAGGGCGCGCAGGCCCTCCGTCTCGGCTCCGGCCTTTTCCTTGCGCTGCTCGACCGTCATGATGTTCAGTTCCCAGCCGGTGAGCTGGGAGGCGAGCTTCACGTTCTGGCCAAGCTTGCCGATGGCGATCGCCTGCTGGTC
This window contains:
- the infB gene encoding translation initiation factor IF-2 produces the protein MAKSNVAQFAEELKLTVPRLIEQLQAAGVSKQAGEDPVTEQDKTRLLDYLREVHGHKEEKKKITLTRKQTTEIKRADSTGKARTIQVEVRKKRTFVKVDKPETPVEVEKPAAPAAPIIDQDEVRKREEEARRQAELASRQAADAQSKTKKAKTKKEEAEAAAAAAAAAAPTEAAPATPVEGEGVKKKRVMRKKGEELATEAQAPVLVEVKAEAPAEAGAVPDAKAPASEGTLHRPAIRADEKKAVKKPARPTTSWADEMAKRRGMKTRGDAGGGRGGGWRAGARGSRHRDEDPLSAHSVPVEPKVIEVLVPETISVGDLARKMAVKAAEVIKTMMKMGSMVTINQVIDQETAMIVVQEMGHTAKLAKLDDPEAFLTEADAGESAHLSETRPPVVTVMGHVDHGKTSLLDTIRKARVAAGEAGGITQHIGAYHVKTARGVITFLDTPGHEAFTAMRARGSQITDLVILVVAADDGVMPQTIEAINHAKAANVPMIVAVNKIDKPEANPQRVKQDLLAHGVVSEEFGGDAQFIEVSAKTGQGVDRLIEAIQLQAEVLELRAVVNAPAKGMVIEARLDKGRGPVATVLVKSGTLRKGDNVLAGAVFGRVRAMTDEDGKPVNEAGPAIPVEIQGLQEVPRAGDEMLVLNDERKAREIALFRQGKFRDVKLAKQHATKIESAMEQMAETGPAKSLALIIKADVQGSYEGLAHALAKLSTDEVKVNIIHTGVGGITESDVNLALASKAVVIGFNARADATARKLAEHSGVDIRYYSIIYDAVDDLKVAVTGMLPPERKESILGMVEVRNVFRISKVGTVAGCMVTEGLVKRGSQVRLVRAGVVVHTGELDSLKRFKDDVKEVKTGFECGLSLRGFNDVEVGDMIEAFEVVEVARTLA